In Gemmatimonadaceae bacterium, the following are encoded in one genomic region:
- a CDS encoding RNA polymerase sigma factor RpoD/SigA, producing the protein MTETRSSKGYFRSSPSTAFDQYLQDIQKLPLIQDPEEERRLARRAQKGDEKAAERLVTANLRFVISYVKKYQGHGLDLSELVAIGNEGLLKAVRKFDPDQGVKFISYAVWWVRQAVLKALAEQTRSVRIPLNQNSQLIRLARAETILAQVLKRDPTEDEVSRLLEDTPENVRAAKQMSATEVSLDAPIDRSDREASTLGERFAGVDGTEIEEVTDYKLMREFIDRVFKKYLTPRERKILYLYYGLEEGSEAMTLEKIGALMGVTRERIRQIRERAFEKLRESPDGKALCGFWAA; encoded by the coding sequence GTGACCGAGACCAGATCGTCGAAGGGATATTTCCGATCGTCTCCGTCTACCGCGTTCGATCAGTACCTGCAAGACATCCAAAAGCTCCCTCTCATTCAGGATCCCGAAGAAGAGCGACGTCTGGCCAGACGCGCGCAGAAGGGTGACGAGAAAGCGGCGGAACGCCTGGTGACCGCCAACCTGCGATTCGTCATTTCGTACGTGAAGAAGTACCAGGGTCACGGCCTCGATCTGAGCGAGCTCGTCGCCATTGGCAACGAAGGCCTGCTCAAGGCCGTCCGCAAATTCGATCCCGACCAGGGCGTGAAGTTCATCTCCTACGCCGTGTGGTGGGTCCGCCAGGCCGTGCTCAAGGCCTTGGCCGAGCAGACGCGCTCGGTGCGCATTCCGCTCAATCAGAATTCGCAACTCATTCGTCTGGCGCGTGCCGAGACGATTCTCGCGCAGGTGTTGAAGCGCGACCCGACGGAAGACGAGGTCAGCCGTCTCCTCGAGGATACGCCCGAGAACGTGCGGGCGGCGAAGCAGATGTCGGCCACCGAGGTGTCCCTCGACGCGCCCATCGACCGGTCGGATCGCGAAGCCTCGACACTCGGCGAACGTTTCGCCGGCGTGGATGGCACCGAGATCGAGGAAGTAACCGACTACAAGTTGATGCGCGAGTTTATCGATCGTGTATTCAAGAAGTATCTCACCCCGCGCGAGCGCAAAATCCTCTATCTGTACTACGGGCTCGAGGAAGGCTCCGAGGCGATGACGCTCGAGAAGATTGGCGCACTCATGGGTGTGACGCGCGAGCGGATTCGTCAGATTCGCGAGCGGGCGTTCGAGAAGCTGCGCGAGTCGCCGGACGGCAAGGCCCTCTGCGGATTCTGGGCGGCCTGA
- a CDS encoding 3D domain-containing protein, producing MKRVVVAAGLALAACAKNDAPIRLPAVVVMSDYRLPAVVVRGAERGWWKLAAQPVKYGDPVPVKVTMYCLKGTTRRGRYVRAGIVAADPHFFPLARYLELYIGRSYLGRFLVDDTGKRIRGNRIDVWTSSCRDAKRFGYQSGTAVLVHQPPRLDVRQAGSARK from the coding sequence GTGAAGCGGGTCGTTGTCGCGGCCGGCCTGGCGCTGGCTGCATGCGCGAAGAACGATGCGCCGATTCGACTCCCTGCCGTCGTCGTGATGAGCGATTATCGGTTGCCGGCGGTCGTCGTGCGCGGCGCGGAGCGCGGCTGGTGGAAGCTCGCCGCGCAACCGGTCAAGTACGGTGATCCGGTCCCCGTGAAGGTGACGATGTACTGTCTCAAGGGCACGACCCGACGCGGGCGATACGTGCGGGCTGGAATCGTCGCCGCGGACCCGCACTTCTTTCCACTCGCGCGCTACCTCGAGCTGTACATCGGCCGCAGTTATCTCGGCCGCTTTCTCGTGGATGATACGGGCAAGCGAATTCGCGGGAATCGCATTGACGTCTGGACGAGCAGCTGTCGCGACGCGAAGCGCTTTGGGTATCAGTCAGGCACCGCGGTGCTCGTCCATCAGCCCCCGCGTCTCGACGTTCGCCAGGCAGGCTCGGCCCGGAAATAG
- the aroB gene encoding 3-dehydroquinate synthase, with amino-acid sequence MRRRTVALPTYDVTIAADALDQLGQIVRAYAPAHRYAIVTDSNVGPVYAARVQAALDTRDEPLTIPAGEAHKTRETWARLTDSMLASGYGRDTTIIALGGGVVGDLAGFVAATFMRGVAYVQVPTSLLAMIDASVGGKTGVDTAAGKNLVGAFHQPAAVVADVSVLSTLPREHLRAGMAEAIKHGVIADAEYFDRVQSLAADLRALDAARLEDLVARSVEIKADVVRRDEREGGVRKTLNFGHTIGHAIELRSDFELLHGHAVAIGMVYETLIAERLGVAAAGTAARVRDAVRVAGLPDVRPSHMDVDSILAATHGDKKARAGAAEYALPARVGAMAAADRGWSLPVADGLVREVLG; translated from the coding sequence GTGAGGCGCCGCACCGTCGCGCTGCCGACGTACGACGTCACCATCGCTGCCGACGCGCTCGACCAGCTCGGGCAGATCGTGCGCGCGTACGCGCCGGCGCATCGCTACGCGATCGTCACCGATTCCAACGTCGGCCCCGTCTATGCCGCGCGCGTGCAAGCCGCGCTCGACACCCGCGACGAGCCGCTGACGATCCCCGCCGGTGAAGCGCACAAGACGCGCGAGACATGGGCGCGTCTCACCGACTCGATGCTCGCCTCCGGCTACGGCCGCGATACGACCATCATCGCGCTCGGCGGCGGCGTGGTGGGCGATCTCGCGGGCTTCGTCGCCGCGACGTTCATGCGCGGCGTGGCGTACGTGCAGGTGCCGACGAGTCTCCTGGCGATGATCGATGCATCGGTCGGCGGCAAGACCGGCGTCGACACCGCGGCGGGAAAGAATCTCGTCGGCGCGTTTCATCAACCGGCGGCCGTCGTCGCCGACGTCAGCGTGCTCTCGACGCTGCCGCGCGAGCATCTGCGCGCCGGCATGGCCGAGGCGATCAAGCACGGCGTGATCGCCGATGCCGAATACTTCGATCGTGTGCAGTCGCTCGCCGCGGATTTGCGGGCGTTGGACGCCGCGCGACTCGAGGATCTCGTCGCGCGCAGTGTCGAGATCAAGGCCGACGTCGTGCGGCGCGACGAGCGTGAAGGCGGCGTGCGCAAGACCCTCAACTTCGGCCACACCATCGGCCACGCGATCGAGCTGCGCTCGGACTTCGAGCTGCTGCACGGCCACGCCGTGGCGATCGGCATGGTTTACGAAACTCTAATTGCCGAGCGGTTGGGGGTAGCGGCGGCGGGGACGGCGGCGCGGGTGCGCGACGCGGTGCGCGTTGCGGGACTGCCCGACGTGCGTCCGTCGCACATGGATGTCGACTCGATTCTCGCGGCGACGCACGGTGACAAGAAGGCACGCGCCGGCGCGGCTGAATACGCGCTGCCGGCGCGCGTGGGCGCGATGGCGGCGGCCGATCGCGGATGGTCGCTGCCCGTGGCTGACGGACTCGTGCGCGAGGTGTTGGGGTGA
- a CDS encoding cob(I)yrinic acid a,c-diamide adenosyltransferase, whose product MVWAAARTIGAEGAGPTIRARSAAGLTARAPTTVPTFILAMKIYTKTGDTGQTALFGGGRVSKDNPRVEAYGDVDELNATLGVVLATDPTPRIDTVVAPIQHDLFAIGALLATPDRDKMQRHLEKAKIDDARIAELERAIDAGDDELEPLKAFVMPGGTPKAAALHIARTVCRRAERRVVQLGAGTEIPAIVIVYLNRLSDLLFTLARVANKRGGSHEVTW is encoded by the coding sequence ATGGTTTGGGCCGCGGCCCGCACCATCGGCGCCGAAGGCGCCGGCCCCACCATCCGCGCGCGCAGCGCGGCGGGCCTCACCGCGCGGGCGCCCACGACTGTCCCTACATTCATCCTCGCCATGAAGATCTACACCAAGACGGGCGACACCGGCCAGACCGCGCTCTTCGGCGGTGGCCGAGTATCGAAGGACAATCCGCGCGTCGAAGCCTACGGCGACGTCGATGAGCTCAACGCCACCCTCGGCGTCGTTCTCGCGACCGATCCCACGCCGCGCATCGACACCGTCGTCGCGCCCATTCAACACGACCTCTTCGCCATCGGCGCACTCCTCGCCACGCCCGATCGCGACAAGATGCAGCGCCACCTCGAGAAGGCGAAGATCGACGACGCGCGGATCGCCGAGTTGGAGCGCGCCATCGACGCCGGCGACGACGAGCTCGAACCGCTCAAGGCGTTCGTGATGCCCGGCGGTACGCCCAAGGCTGCCGCGCTGCACATCGCGCGCACCGTGTGCCGCCGCGCCGAGCGCCGCGTCGTGCAGCTGGGCGCCGGAACGGAAATTCCCGCGATCGTGATCGTGTATCTCAATCGGCTGTCCGATCTCCTGTTCACGCTCGCGCGCGTCGCGAACAAGCGCGGTGGATCGCACGAGGTGACCTGGTGA
- a CDS encoding NAD(P)/FAD-dependent oxidoreductase: MAELRDITIIGAGPTGLFALFYSGMRRATAQIVDALPEVGGQLTALYPEKYIFDVAGYTKVLAKDLVKSLAEQARQFDQPIHLGQRVTGLEEEDGHFVLVTETDRFPTRAIVIAAGIGAFSPRRLPQQCAQPWYGRGIFDVVSDPEVFRGQRVVIIGGGDSAFDWGVQLLERAERVSIVHRSDRFRAHAATVAQFQDAVAGGRADVFTFHELHDVKCATSPDRFSHIELRDVKAKTTREIGADVVLPMLGFVSDIGPLGEWGLKLEKDEILVNSQMETGRAGIYAAGDVTTFPGKLKLIASGFAEAATAVNQAVHWIYPEKKVTPGHSSNMDIFGQTDD, encoded by the coding sequence ATGGCTGAACTACGAGATATTACCATCATCGGCGCTGGCCCCACCGGCCTCTTCGCGCTGTTCTATTCCGGCATGCGCCGCGCAACCGCGCAGATCGTCGATGCGCTGCCGGAAGTCGGCGGCCAGCTCACCGCGCTGTATCCCGAGAAATACATCTTCGACGTCGCCGGATATACGAAGGTGCTCGCGAAGGATCTCGTGAAGTCGCTCGCCGAGCAGGCAAGGCAATTCGATCAGCCCATCCATCTCGGCCAGCGCGTGACGGGGCTCGAGGAAGAAGACGGACACTTCGTGCTGGTGACGGAGACCGACCGTTTTCCGACGCGCGCCATCGTCATCGCCGCGGGGATCGGCGCGTTTTCGCCGCGGCGGCTGCCGCAGCAGTGCGCCCAGCCGTGGTACGGCCGCGGCATTTTCGACGTCGTCTCGGATCCCGAAGTCTTCCGCGGCCAGCGCGTCGTGATCATCGGCGGCGGCGATTCCGCGTTCGATTGGGGCGTCCAGCTCCTCGAGCGCGCCGAGCGGGTGTCGATCGTTCACCGCAGCGACCGTTTCCGGGCGCACGCCGCCACGGTCGCGCAGTTTCAGGATGCGGTCGCCGGCGGACGCGCCGACGTATTCACATTTCATGAATTACACGATGTGAAATGCGCGACGAGCCCGGACAGGTTCTCGCACATCGAGCTGCGGGACGTCAAAGCGAAAACGACGCGCGAGATCGGCGCCGACGTCGTGCTGCCGATGCTCGGCTTCGTCAGCGACATCGGGCCATTGGGCGAGTGGGGATTGAAGCTCGAGAAGGACGAGATTCTGGTGAACAGCCAGATGGAAACGGGCCGCGCCGGCATCTACGCCGCGGGCGACGTGACCACGTTCCCGGGAAAGCTCAAGCTGATCGCGAGCGGGTTTGCCGAAGCGGCGACGGCCGTGAATCAGGCGGTGCATTGGATCTACCCCGAGAAGAAGGTGACGCCGGGGCACTCGTCGAACATGGACATCTTCGGTCAGACGGACGACTGA
- a CDS encoding MazG nucleotide pyrophosphohydrolase domain-containing protein yields the protein MDLDAYVISARRTINPALDERDRTLDAAAGLAEEAAEVLGLVRKRAFQNRDVSRERLVEELGDVLWCLAITADSLGVSLDEVAKANVEKLQARHPDGFAARGPEEWSRSLKE from the coding sequence ATGGACCTCGACGCCTATGTGATCTCGGCGCGACGCACGATCAATCCCGCGCTCGATGAACGCGACCGAACGCTGGACGCGGCGGCCGGGTTGGCGGAGGAAGCCGCGGAAGTGCTCGGGCTCGTCCGCAAGCGCGCGTTTCAGAATCGCGACGTGTCGCGCGAGCGGCTGGTCGAGGAGTTGGGCGACGTGCTGTGGTGTCTTGCGATCACCGCGGATTCACTCGGCGTGTCGCTCGACGAGGTGGCGAAGGCGAATGTCGAGAAGTTGCAGGCGCGGCATCCCGATGGCTTCGCCGCGCGCGGGCCCGAGGAGTGGAGTCGGAGCTTGAAAGAGTAG
- a CDS encoding ABC transporter permease: MSRFILRRLLLSIPTLFGVLVVAFLLLYVAPGDPVESMIGERADSATIARLRAQLRLDDPLPVRFGHYVGSVLTGDLGRSYITNRPITQDIRERFPKTLQLAGAAMLLATVLGLTLGVLSARKPGGFADRFALGVAYLGISFPVYWVGLLLILLFAVTFRWLPPSGYGSLRFLTLPALTLGMRSIAFLARMTRSAMLESLSADYVRTARAKGLSERVVTLKHALRNALIPVITVLGLDFGAYLTGSILTETIFSWPGIGRYVVNAISRRDLPAIQGTVLFLSTVFVLVNLITDLAYAKADPRVSYD; this comes from the coding sequence ATGAGCCGCTTCATCCTGCGCCGCCTGTTATTGTCGATCCCCACGCTCTTCGGCGTGCTCGTCGTCGCGTTCCTGTTGTTGTATGTCGCGCCCGGCGACCCCGTGGAATCGATGATCGGCGAGCGCGCCGACAGCGCGACGATCGCTCGCTTGCGCGCGCAGCTGCGGCTCGACGATCCGCTTCCCGTGCGCTTCGGCCATTACGTGGGCAGCGTCCTCACGGGCGATCTCGGTCGGTCGTACATCACGAACCGCCCGATCACGCAGGACATTCGCGAGCGGTTTCCGAAAACGCTGCAGCTGGCCGGCGCGGCGATGCTGCTCGCCACGGTTCTGGGCCTGACGCTCGGCGTCTTGAGCGCGCGCAAACCGGGCGGGTTCGCGGATCGTTTTGCCCTCGGCGTCGCGTACCTGGGCATCTCGTTCCCGGTATATTGGGTCGGATTGCTACTAATTCTATTGTTCGCTGTCACATTCCGATGGTTGCCGCCGTCGGGGTATGGAAGTCTGCGTTTTCTCACGTTGCCGGCGCTCACGCTCGGCATGCGATCGATTGCGTTTCTCGCGCGCATGACGCGGTCGGCGATGCTCGAGTCGCTGAGCGCCGATTACGTGCGTACGGCGCGCGCGAAGGGGTTGAGCGAGCGCGTCGTCACGCTCAAGCACGCGCTGCGCAACGCGCTCATCCCGGTGATCACGGTGCTCGGCCTCGACTTCGGCGCGTATCTCACCGGCAGCATTCTCACCGAGACGATCTTCTCATGGCCGGGAATTGGCCGCTACGTCGTGAACGCGATCTCGCGCCGCGATCTGCCGGCGATTCAGGGGACCGTGCTCTTTCTCAGCACGGTGTTCGTGCTGGTGAACCTGATTACAGATCTCGCATACGCGAAGGCGGATCCGAGGGTGTCGTACGACTAG
- a CDS encoding ABC transporter substrate-binding protein translates to MKDRRPLLALVVAGLWLMPAGCGSSGAPSRHELIDSRDNYDPKSLDPAVSTDVPTGRAVAYLFDGLTQFTADGKVQPALAERWDVSPDGLQYTFHLRRGVTFHDGSPVTAHTVAASWERALAPETKSGAASFLFPIKGAKEYNGGTAKSVAGLAVRDDSTLVVTLSEPLAIFATMLAMPVAAVVPEKTGTDFGQHPIGTGPWKLVEWKHDDYLLFARNPNYFGGAPKTDTLRARIIAEPSTAVAEYESGNVDILEIPAAEAGDWVEDESKKPQLMSIAALELVYIGINTTRGPLADPRVRQAINYAIDVDRIIERLVGGRGTRAAGVIPPSLGGYDKSRKPYPYDPQKAKALLAAAGHPNGIDVELWTNMVPTYQRIAETVQAYLNAVGIRTKIVLRESAAARAAARKGDADMILKDWYADYPDAEDFLYPLLHSANRGAGGNVSFFANARFDSVVTASRRELDQNKRNALYTQADSIAFAEAPMVFLYFYDELYAVQPWIKHFQPPVIFNGQRWLDVTIDHGTGTKK, encoded by the coding sequence ATGAAAGATAGACGGCCGCTACTCGCTTTGGTGGTTGCTGGGTTGTGGTTGATGCCGGCGGGATGCGGTTCGTCCGGGGCACCTTCGCGCCACGAGCTGATCGACTCCCGCGACAACTACGATCCCAAATCCCTCGACCCGGCGGTCTCCACCGACGTGCCGACGGGTCGCGCTGTCGCCTACCTCTTCGACGGTCTGACACAGTTCACCGCCGACGGAAAGGTGCAGCCCGCCCTCGCCGAACGGTGGGACGTGAGCCCCGACGGCTTGCAGTACACCTTCCATCTACGCCGCGGCGTCACATTCCACGACGGCTCGCCGGTCACGGCGCACACCGTTGCCGCGAGCTGGGAACGCGCGCTGGCGCCCGAGACCAAGAGCGGCGCCGCGTCGTTTCTCTTCCCCATCAAGGGCGCGAAGGAATACAACGGCGGCACCGCGAAGAGCGTCGCCGGCCTGGCGGTGAGGGACGACTCGACGCTCGTCGTCACGCTCTCCGAGCCACTCGCCATTTTCGCGACCATGCTCGCGATGCCCGTCGCCGCGGTCGTGCCTGAAAAGACCGGAACCGATTTCGGCCAACATCCGATCGGGACCGGGCCGTGGAAGCTCGTCGAGTGGAAGCACGACGACTATCTGTTGTTCGCGCGCAATCCGAACTATTTCGGCGGCGCGCCGAAGACCGACACGCTGCGCGCGCGCATCATCGCTGAACCGAGTACCGCCGTGGCCGAGTACGAGAGCGGCAACGTGGACATCCTCGAGATTCCGGCGGCGGAAGCAGGCGACTGGGTCGAGGACGAAAGCAAGAAGCCGCAGCTCATGTCGATCGCCGCGCTCGAGCTCGTGTACATCGGCATCAACACCACGCGCGGCCCGCTCGCCGATCCTCGTGTGCGGCAGGCGATCAATTACGCCATCGACGTCGATCGCATCATCGAACGCCTCGTCGGCGGACGCGGCACCCGCGCCGCCGGTGTGATTCCACCCTCGCTCGGCGGATACGACAAGTCGCGCAAACCCTATCCGTACGATCCGCAGAAGGCCAAGGCACTGCTCGCCGCGGCGGGCCACCCGAACGGCATCGACGTCGAGCTCTGGACCAACATGGTGCCGACCTATCAGCGCATCGCGGAAACGGTGCAGGCGTATTTGAACGCGGTCGGCATTCGCACCAAGATCGTGCTGCGTGAGTCAGCGGCCGCGCGCGCTGCGGCACGCAAAGGCGACGCCGACATGATCCTCAAGGATTGGTACGCCGACTATCCGGACGCCGAAGATTTTCTGTATCCGCTGCTGCACAGTGCGAACCGGGGCGCGGGCGGCAACGTGTCGTTCTTCGCGAACGCCCGCTTCGATTCGGTCGTCACCGCGTCGCGCCGCGAGCTGGACCAGAACAAGCGCAACGCGTTGTACACCCAGGCCGACTCGATCGCGTTCGCCGAGGCGCCGATGGTCTTCCTCTATTTCTACGACGAGCTGTACGCCGTGCAGCCGTGGATCAAGCACTTCCAGCCGCCGGTCATCTTCAATGGACAACGCTGGCTCGACGTGACGATCGATCACGGAACTGGAACGAAGAAATGA
- a CDS encoding BamA/TamA family outer membrane protein → MRGAGHRVGRGALSSVRIALAVVALTAARASIARAQDVLCESTNTEVHALRFEGNTTFSDAQLSSYVITTPSSLTRRTLAKIGISHGGARRCYPDVGLKPDVDSLTLLYRLNGFYDTRVDTVVTPAGRNAVDITFRIQEGQPLILDTLSITGLDSVANADELLRKLPLQVGRRVGPQQLSEAFELLITSLRNMGYPHADALRQFDTHKAEHRAEVGLAVTTGPLSHFGTIAVHRQGPPGHESSPSIDSAVVLKLIGFKSGDVYSDTALVGASRNLYNLGTYRHVGILVDSTWPGGQSVAVVSMDLREDLMNQIDQDEGFGTLDCFRTNTQYTYKNFNGDAAQATLTARFSKLGYGDPLSTEFLKKHLCGYLNADSLGSSKVNDYIGGTIQYPTLLGTKWRPAFSAYTERRGQYRSYLRTTDVGFSPSATRMVRPFIPLTLAYTFEHGKVNADNAVLCGVFNRCTPEEREDVQKRQAFGVASISLQSNRTDNLLSPTTGYAWAGEFRTSSPLTASDPSLTFNKVTGDVSAFHPFNSRTVFAARLRGGYIAGGTTASGTTLPPPQERLYGGGYNSVRGFGQNELGPQVYLLDPDAFSDDTIAFNPDGSTTEKLVSNGKRPQRAVPSGGNVLLVANAEVRVRGGILPSAVEIAPFVDAGQVWVTQTGKRINVDQLRVTPGISFRYFLAFAPIQVNLGYNPYPPVTGIAYFAQPVSGKANLAPLICVTSPGDTPVTFIRQPITGAITQEGLASCPSSYQPPAASNFIQRLGLGHFGQHIVFTINIGSEF, encoded by the coding sequence GTGAGAGGCGCCGGGCACCGCGTCGGCCGTGGCGCCCTGAGCTCCGTTCGGATCGCGCTTGCCGTCGTCGCGCTGACCGCTGCCCGCGCATCGATCGCGCGCGCGCAGGACGTGCTCTGCGAATCGACGAACACCGAAGTGCACGCGCTGCGCTTCGAGGGCAATACCACGTTCAGCGATGCGCAGCTCTCGTCGTACGTCATCACGACGCCGTCGTCGCTCACGCGACGCACGCTGGCGAAGATCGGCATCTCGCACGGCGGCGCGCGGCGGTGCTATCCGGACGTCGGGCTCAAGCCGGACGTCGATAGTCTCACGCTGTTGTATCGGCTGAATGGCTTCTACGACACCCGCGTCGACACCGTCGTCACGCCCGCCGGCCGCAACGCGGTGGACATCACGTTTCGCATTCAGGAAGGACAGCCGCTCATTCTCGATACGTTGTCCATCACGGGGTTGGACAGCGTGGCAAACGCGGACGAGTTGTTGCGGAAGCTGCCGCTGCAAGTCGGGCGCCGCGTCGGACCGCAGCAGCTGTCCGAAGCATTCGAATTGCTCATCACGTCGTTGCGGAACATGGGCTATCCGCACGCGGACGCACTGCGACAATTCGACACGCACAAGGCCGAGCATCGCGCCGAGGTCGGATTGGCGGTGACGACGGGGCCGCTCTCGCACTTCGGCACGATCGCGGTGCACCGGCAGGGGCCGCCGGGTCACGAAAGCTCGCCGTCGATCGACAGCGCGGTGGTCCTCAAGCTGATCGGCTTCAAGTCCGGCGACGTCTACAGCGACACCGCGTTGGTCGGCGCCTCGCGCAATCTCTACAACCTCGGCACCTACCGGCATGTCGGCATTCTCGTGGACAGCACGTGGCCGGGGGGCCAGTCGGTCGCCGTGGTCTCGATGGATCTGCGCGAAGACCTGATGAATCAGATCGATCAGGACGAGGGATTCGGCACGCTCGACTGCTTCCGCACCAATACACAATACACATATAAAAACTTTAATGGCGACGCGGCGCAGGCCACACTCACCGCGCGCTTCTCGAAGCTCGGGTACGGTGATCCGCTGAGCACCGAGTTCCTGAAGAAGCATCTCTGCGGCTACCTGAACGCGGATTCGCTCGGCAGCTCGAAGGTGAACGACTACATCGGCGGCACGATTCAGTACCCGACGCTGCTCGGCACGAAGTGGCGGCCGGCGTTCTCCGCGTACACCGAACGTCGCGGCCAGTATCGATCCTACCTGCGCACGACCGACGTGGGCTTCAGTCCCTCGGCAACGCGGATGGTGCGACCGTTCATACCGCTCACGCTCGCCTACACGTTCGAACACGGAAAGGTGAACGCCGACAATGCCGTGCTGTGCGGCGTCTTCAATCGATGCACCCCCGAAGAACGCGAGGACGTGCAGAAGCGGCAGGCCTTCGGTGTCGCGAGCATATCGCTGCAATCCAACCGCACCGACAATCTTCTCTCGCCGACGACCGGATATGCCTGGGCGGGGGAATTCCGCACCTCCAGTCCGCTGACTGCGTCCGACCCTTCGCTCACGTTCAACAAGGTGACCGGCGACGTCTCGGCGTTTCATCCATTCAACTCGAGAACGGTCTTCGCGGCGCGATTGCGCGGCGGGTACATCGCGGGCGGAACGACGGCGAGCGGGACTACGCTGCCGCCACCGCAGGAGCGGCTCTACGGCGGCGGCTACAACTCCGTGCGCGGGTTCGGCCAGAATGAGCTTGGTCCGCAGGTGTATCTGCTCGACCCCGATGCATTCTCGGATGACACCATCGCGTTCAACCCTGATGGCAGCACGACCGAAAAGCTCGTGTCCAACGGCAAGCGGCCTCAGCGCGCGGTGCCGAGCGGAGGTAATGTGCTGCTCGTCGCGAATGCGGAGGTGCGTGTTCGCGGGGGCATTTTGCCGAGTGCCGTCGAGATCGCGCCATTCGTGGACGCGGGTCAGGTGTGGGTGACACAGACGGGAAAGCGCATCAACGTCGACCAGCTGCGGGTGACGCCGGGCATCAGCTTCCGCTACTTCCTGGCGTTTGCGCCCATCCAGGTGAACCTGGGGTACAACCCGTATCCGCCGGTCACAGGCATTGCGTACTTCGCGCAGCCGGTGAGCGGCAAGGCGAACCTGGCGCCGCTCATCTGTGTGACGTCGCCCGGCGATACCCCCGTCACTTTCATTCGTCAGCCGATCACGGGCGCGATCACACAGGAAGGTCTCGCATCGTGCCCCAGCAGCTACCAACCGCCTGCCGCGTCAAACTTCATCCAGCGACTCGGGCTCGGCCACTTTGGCCAGCACATCGTGTTCACGATCAATATCGGTAGTGAATTCTAG